The Macrococcoides canis genome has a window encoding:
- a CDS encoding PTS fructose transporter subunit IIABC, protein MRITDLLTFDTMAMDLQATTKDGVIDELVDTLSAAGILSDKASFKEAIHAREAQSTTGVGEGIAIPHAKNDAVKKPAIAFGKAIDGIEYDSLDGQPARLFFMIAAPAGGAQTHLEALAKLSGILMNEEVRTELLHATTKEEVIETINLHDEIEKDEEVVLAPTGDETDDNLVLAVTACPTGIAHTYMAADALKNQAVKMGVPIKVETNGSGGIKNKLTEEEIKKAKGIIVAADVNVETNRFHGKNVVTVPVADGIKRPEELINMALDTSRPTYVAKDDKGTSTSGERKGFYKHLMSGVSNMLPFVVAGGILMAIAFMFGITSFDPTKSDYHPFAEALWAIGNKSAFALMVPILAGFIAMSIADRPGLAPGMVGGMLAVLGGSGFLGGLIAGFLAGYLVETIKKMLNGMPQALDGLKPTLLYPLLGVTSTGLIMYYIVNPPASWLNKLMADTLNSMDGTNIVLLGLVLGGMMAIDMGGPFNKASYAFGFAAIEAGNYAPITAAMIGGMVPPLALALSMILFKKKYTKIQRGSIVSNIVMGASFITEGAIPFAAADPLRVIPSMIAGSATAGALAMAFGCRVPAPHGGIFVVGLDKAHWPMFLLALLIGVVVSAVIYGLIKKRPEELEVK, encoded by the coding sequence ATGAGAATCACTGATTTGCTTACATTTGACACGATGGCAATGGATTTACAAGCGACAACGAAAGACGGCGTAATCGATGAGTTGGTCGATACATTATCAGCTGCTGGTATATTATCAGATAAAGCATCATTTAAAGAAGCGATTCACGCACGTGAGGCACAAAGTACGACAGGCGTTGGTGAAGGGATCGCGATTCCACATGCGAAAAATGATGCCGTTAAGAAACCAGCTATTGCTTTTGGTAAGGCGATAGATGGAATTGAATATGATTCACTTGATGGACAACCAGCACGCTTATTCTTTATGATAGCAGCACCTGCTGGAGGCGCACAGACACACCTTGAAGCTTTAGCGAAGTTGTCAGGTATATTGATGAACGAAGAAGTAAGAACAGAATTACTTCATGCAACGACGAAAGAAGAAGTTATCGAAACAATTAACTTACACGATGAAATTGAAAAGGATGAAGAAGTCGTACTAGCACCTACAGGGGATGAAACTGACGATAACCTTGTGCTAGCTGTGACTGCATGTCCTACAGGAATCGCTCATACGTATATGGCAGCAGATGCACTGAAGAATCAAGCTGTAAAGATGGGTGTACCGATTAAAGTTGAGACGAATGGTTCTGGAGGCATAAAGAATAAGCTGACAGAAGAGGAAATCAAAAAAGCGAAAGGAATTATCGTTGCTGCAGACGTAAATGTTGAAACAAACCGTTTCCATGGTAAAAATGTAGTGACAGTACCAGTCGCAGATGGTATCAAACGTCCAGAAGAGCTGATTAATATGGCTTTGGATACATCGAGACCAACATATGTTGCGAAAGATGATAAAGGAACTTCAACGAGTGGAGAACGAAAAGGATTTTATAAGCATCTAATGAGCGGTGTATCTAATATGTTACCATTCGTTGTAGCCGGTGGTATATTGATGGCAATTGCATTTATGTTCGGTATAACATCATTTGATCCGACGAAGTCAGATTATCATCCGTTTGCCGAAGCATTATGGGCGATTGGGAATAAATCAGCATTTGCATTAATGGTACCGATCTTAGCAGGATTTATTGCGATGAGTATTGCAGATCGTCCAGGTTTAGCTCCAGGTATGGTCGGAGGTATGCTTGCAGTTTTAGGTGGCTCTGGATTCTTAGGCGGACTGATTGCAGGTTTCCTTGCAGGATATCTCGTTGAAACAATTAAGAAGATGTTAAACGGAATGCCACAAGCATTAGACGGATTAAAACCGACATTATTATATCCATTATTAGGGGTTACAAGTACCGGACTTATTATGTACTACATTGTTAACCCGCCAGCAAGCTGGTTGAACAAGCTGATGGCTGACACATTAAATAGTATGGATGGAACAAACATTGTATTACTAGGATTAGTGTTAGGCGGAATGATGGCGATTGATATGGGTGGACCATTCAATAAAGCATCATACGCATTCGGATTTGCAGCAATTGAAGCAGGGAACTATGCACCGATTACTGCTGCAATGATAGGTGGAATGGTACCACCGTTAGCGTTAGCATTATCAATGATTCTATTTAAGAAAAAATATACGAAGATACAACGTGGTTCAATCGTTTCAAATATTGTAATGGGTGCATCATTTATAACTGAAGGTGCAATTCCATTTGCAGCAGCAGACCCATTACGTGTTATTCCATCAATGATTGCAGGAAGTGCAACAGCCGGCGCACTTGCAATGGCATTCGGATGTCGTGTACCAGCACCACATGGCGGTATATTTGTAGTTGGACTTGATAAAGCGCACTGGCCGATGTTCTTGCTTGCACTGTTAATCGGTGTTGTCGTATCAGCAGTTATATACGGTCTGATCAAGAAACGTCCAGAAGAATTAGAAGTGAAATAA
- a CDS encoding alpha/beta fold hydrolase produces MLYYKTYIKDKEAPWITFIHGAGGSSTIWFKQIRYFRKDFNILLVDLRGHGRSTEVIWKKDDSFKTLAAEVVEVLDELGIQKTHIIGMSLGTIVSQTMANKYPERVTSLVLGGAIISLDIRTKFLLMVGRLTKNFIPFMLLYKLFAWIIMPKKAHEESRLAFINEAKKMSQKQFVKWFSLTKLINPYLSHLQVATKTIPTLFIMGEEDYLFIPPVEKVVKENGNFSLEVIKDSGHVCNIDQPERFNDLSKAFISVHSVNA; encoded by the coding sequence ATGCTATATTATAAAACATATATAAAAGATAAAGAAGCACCGTGGATTACCTTTATTCATGGTGCAGGTGGAAGCTCGACAATATGGTTCAAACAAATACGATACTTCAGAAAAGATTTCAATATATTGCTCGTTGACCTTCGTGGACACGGTCGATCTACTGAAGTGATATGGAAGAAGGATGACTCATTTAAGACACTAGCAGCAGAAGTTGTAGAAGTACTAGATGAACTCGGGATTCAAAAGACACATATTATCGGAATGAGTTTAGGGACAATCGTTTCTCAGACGATGGCGAACAAATATCCAGAACGCGTAACATCACTTGTATTAGGCGGTGCGATTATATCGCTGGATATACGTACGAAATTCCTGCTGATGGTTGGACGATTAACAAAGAATTTTATTCCGTTTATGTTACTTTATAAACTGTTTGCATGGATTATTATGCCGAAGAAGGCTCATGAAGAATCCCGCCTTGCATTTATTAACGAAGCAAAGAAGATGAGTCAGAAGCAATTTGTGAAATGGTTTAGCCTGACAAAGTTAATAAATCCCTATTTAAGTCATCTGCAAGTGGCTACAAAGACAATACCGACGTTATTCATTATGGGGGAAGAGGATTATTTGTTTATACCTCCAGTTGAGAAAGTAGTAAAAGAAAATGGGAACTTCAGTCTCGAGGTAATTAAGGATTCAGGACATGTATGTAATATTGATCAGCCTGAACGCTTTAATGATTTGAGTAAGGCGTTTATTAGTGTACATTCTGTTAACGCATAA
- a CDS encoding hemolysin family protein, translating to MDIQTISNLLLFALLIALTALFVGSEFSLVKVRTSRIDQLVSEGNSAAKIVQHMVHHLDYYLSACQLGITVTALGLGWIGESTFESLIHPVLHLLHIPTDLSKPLTIFLSFFIVTFIHVVIGELAPKSLAIQYAERMTLAFARPLYFFGIIMKPLIFAMNGTARLILRIFGVQPADHEQAMSEEELKIIMTQSYQSGEINHTELAYMQNIFSFDERLAKDIMVPRTQMISLTQPFNIDELLEVINEHQFTRYPITEDGDKDHIIGFINVKEFLTKYASGDPVRIKDHIHDLPLIHEVTRISDALIKMQRERVHIALVIDEYGGTAGIITMEDILEEIVGEIRDEFDDDEVNDIIKTGDDTYQINSRVLLDEITEKFGIEFEDSDDIDTIGGWMQAQNPDIEKDDYVDTKYDKWVVLESENHQIINVALHKDFNAQRSNPDEEEDA from the coding sequence TTGGACATACAGACCATATCAAATTTATTATTATTTGCATTATTAATCGCATTAACTGCATTATTCGTAGGATCAGAGTTTAGTTTAGTAAAGGTAAGAACTTCAAGAATTGATCAGCTCGTGTCAGAGGGTAATTCTGCAGCAAAGATTGTTCAGCACATGGTGCATCATTTAGATTATTATTTATCAGCATGTCAGCTTGGTATTACGGTAACAGCTTTAGGGCTTGGCTGGATTGGTGAATCGACCTTCGAATCTTTAATTCATCCCGTTTTACATTTATTGCATATTCCAACTGATTTGAGTAAGCCGCTAACGATTTTCCTGAGTTTCTTTATCGTGACGTTTATTCACGTCGTTATCGGAGAGCTTGCGCCGAAGTCTTTAGCGATTCAGTATGCTGAGAGAATGACGTTAGCATTTGCCAGACCGCTCTATTTCTTTGGTATTATTATGAAGCCATTGATCTTTGCAATGAATGGTACAGCACGTTTAATCTTACGTATCTTTGGTGTTCAGCCTGCCGATCATGAACAGGCGATGAGTGAAGAAGAGCTGAAGATCATTATGACCCAGAGTTATCAAAGTGGAGAGATCAACCATACAGAGCTTGCTTACATGCAGAACATCTTCAGTTTTGATGAGCGATTAGCAAAGGATATTATGGTGCCGAGAACACAGATGATTTCATTGACACAACCGTTTAATATTGATGAGTTGTTAGAAGTGATTAATGAGCATCAATTTACGCGTTATCCAATTACTGAAGATGGTGACAAAGACCATATTATCGGATTTATCAACGTTAAAGAATTTTTAACGAAATATGCTTCAGGGGATCCTGTACGTATTAAAGATCATATTCATGACCTGCCGCTGATTCATGAAGTAACGCGTATTAGTGATGCTTTAATTAAGATGCAGCGTGAACGTGTGCATATCGCGCTTGTTATTGACGAGTACGGTGGTACGGCAGGGATTATTACGATGGAAGACATTTTAGAAGAGATTGTCGGCGAGATTCGTGACGAATTTGATGATGATGAAGTGAACGATATTATTAAGACTGGCGATGATACATACCAGATTAATAGCCGTGTATTATTAGATGAGATTACTGAGAAGTTTGGCATTGAGTTTGAAGATTCGGATGATATCGATACGATTGGTGGCTGGATGCAAGCGCAGAATCCTGATATTGAGAAGGATGATTATGTTGATACGAAGTATGACAAATGGGTCGTATTAGAATCTGAGAACCATCAGATTATCAATGTTGCATTGCATAAGGACTTCAATGCTCAAAGAAGTAATCCTGACGAAGAAGAGGATGCGTAA
- a CDS encoding DUF3817 domain-containing protein: MESGTLKSVFRFFGFLEGGSLLLLLGIAMPLKYLAGKPEVVTVIGSIHGFLFTVYVITLILMTIKTKWPIKWPVIGLIVAFIPFGTFVYDHYYIRSKYY, translated from the coding sequence ATGGAAAGTGGTACTTTGAAGAGTGTATTTAGATTCTTTGGTTTTCTAGAAGGTGGATCTCTATTGTTATTGCTAGGCATTGCAATGCCGCTTAAATATTTAGCTGGAAAGCCTGAAGTAGTTACTGTAATAGGTTCAATTCATGGATTTTTATTCACAGTGTATGTAATTACATTAATATTAATGACTATTAAGACAAAGTGGCCAATAAAGTGGCCGGTCATCGGTCTTATTGTAGCATTCATACCGTTTGGCACATTTGTGTATGATCATTATTATATTCGTTCAAAATATTATTAA
- a CDS encoding pseudouridine synthase → MRINKFLSEAGICSRRGADKWIEAGRIKINGVKAELGSKVADGDVVEVDNKAVTLNTDKGYVYIKLNKPRGITSTTERHIKGNIVDFVGHSERIFHIGRLDKDSEGLILLTNDGDIVNEILRKEGHHEKEYIVTVDKPITDDFVKQMSEGVAILDTVTLPAKVEKLNAKTFKIILTQGLNRQIRRMTEALGYEVKQLRRIRVMNILVDDLKLGQWKDLTDSEKDELFSMLKYTPKR, encoded by the coding sequence ATGAGAATTAATAAGTTTTTATCTGAAGCGGGCATCTGCTCTCGTCGTGGGGCTGATAAGTGGATTGAGGCTGGACGCATTAAGATTAATGGTGTTAAAGCAGAGCTTGGCAGTAAAGTGGCAGATGGTGATGTTGTTGAAGTTGATAACAAAGCTGTCACATTAAATACTGATAAAGGTTATGTGTATATTAAGCTGAATAAACCGCGTGGAATTACATCAACGACTGAGCGTCATATTAAAGGGAATATCGTTGATTTCGTAGGACATAGTGAACGTATATTTCATATTGGGAGACTGGATAAAGATTCAGAGGGCTTAATCTTGCTTACGAATGATGGTGATATCGTAAACGAAATATTACGTAAAGAAGGTCATCATGAAAAGGAATATATCGTGACAGTAGATAAGCCGATTACTGATGATTTTGTGAAACAGATGTCTGAAGGAGTGGCGATATTAGATACCGTGACTTTACCTGCGAAAGTTGAGAAGTTAAATGCGAAGACATTTAAAATAATATTGACGCAAGGACTGAACCGACAAATCCGCCGTATGACTGAAGCATTAGGATATGAAGTGAAACAACTGCGTCGTATTCGCGTAATGAATATATTGGTCGATGACTTAAAGCTCGGGCAGTGGAAAGACTTAACTGATAGTGAGAAGGATGAGTTATTTTCGATGTTGAAGTATACACCAAAACGTTAA
- a CDS encoding TIGR00266 family protein, whose amino-acid sequence MNNHEIDYKIYGDDMQYVEIELDPNETVISEAGSMMMINPNIQMETIFGDGSTSGGSGFMDKLFAAGRRTLTGESLFMTTFTNRGTGKDHVYFAAPYPGKIIPIDLSQFGGEFICQKDAFLAAAKGVQVGIALQKRLGAGFFGGEGFIMQRLSGDGMAFIHAGGAIMKRELQPGETLLVDTGCLVGMTKEVEYDIETVPGLKTKLFGGEGIFLARLRGPGTVYVQSLPFSRFASRIFAAAPVTGKQTGESGIGGLFDMFSD is encoded by the coding sequence ATGAACAATCATGAAATAGACTACAAAATTTATGGCGATGATATGCAGTACGTTGAAATTGAGCTTGATCCGAACGAAACAGTAATATCTGAAGCTGGTAGTATGATGATGATTAATCCGAACATTCAGATGGAAACAATCTTCGGTGATGGTTCAACAAGTGGCGGCAGCGGATTTATGGATAAATTATTTGCTGCAGGACGCCGTACATTAACAGGTGAAAGCCTGTTTATGACGACATTTACTAATCGCGGAACAGGTAAGGACCACGTATATTTCGCTGCACCTTATCCTGGTAAGATCATCCCAATCGACTTATCACAGTTTGGCGGTGAGTTTATCTGTCAGAAAGATGCATTCTTAGCAGCAGCTAAAGGTGTACAAGTCGGAATTGCATTACAGAAACGTCTTGGTGCCGGATTCTTCGGCGGAGAAGGATTTATTATGCAACGGCTATCGGGCGATGGTATGGCATTTATTCATGCAGGGGGTGCCATTATGAAACGAGAATTACAGCCTGGTGAAACTTTACTTGTTGATACAGGCTGCTTAGTCGGTATGACAAAAGAAGTTGAATACGATATTGAGACCGTACCAGGACTTAAGACAAAGCTCTTTGGCGGGGAAGGTATATTCTTAGCACGTTTACGAGGCCCGGGAACAGTTTATGTACAATCTCTTCCATTCTCAAGATTTGCGAGCCGAATCTTTGCTGCAGCACCTGTTACTGGTAAACAAACAGGAGAAAGCGGTATCGGTGGACTTTTTGATATGTTCAGTGATTAA
- a CDS encoding aldo/keto reductase, whose amino-acid sequence MMNHIQLNNGVSMPQLGLGVYKISDEEMPEVIATALEAGYRAFDTAHFYFNEASLGKALKESGVPREALFITTKLWNDDQGYDATKKAFNASLQKLDMDYIDLYLIHWPCPEDDLYVESYKAMEELYHEGKIKALGVANFKEHHLEKLLQETSVVPAVNQIEYHPIFNQQSLQQYCKEKGIAVTAWSPLLRGGALFEDETLKRIAEKYNKTVAQVIIRWHIDSGRIVIPKSSNAERIKENFDVCHFELMEQDIKAIDALNRNERQFKDPDKIKIGDMK is encoded by the coding sequence ATGATGAACCATATTCAGTTAAACAATGGTGTTTCTATGCCGCAACTTGGACTGGGCGTGTATAAAATTAGCGATGAAGAAATGCCTGAAGTCATTGCTACTGCTTTAGAAGCAGGATATCGCGCATTCGATACTGCACATTTCTATTTTAATGAGGCTTCACTTGGTAAAGCATTGAAAGAAAGTGGAGTCCCACGCGAAGCGTTATTCATTACGACAAAGTTATGGAATGATGATCAAGGATATGATGCCACGAAGAAAGCATTCAATGCGTCACTTCAGAAATTAGACATGGATTATATAGATCTTTATTTAATCCACTGGCCATGTCCTGAAGATGATCTGTATGTAGAAAGCTACAAAGCAATGGAAGAACTTTATCATGAAGGTAAGATTAAAGCGTTAGGTGTTGCAAACTTTAAGGAACATCATCTTGAAAAGTTACTTCAGGAAACTTCTGTCGTACCTGCAGTGAACCAGATTGAATATCATCCCATCTTCAATCAGCAGTCATTGCAGCAGTACTGTAAAGAGAAGGGAATTGCCGTCACTGCCTGGAGCCCATTGCTGCGTGGCGGAGCATTGTTTGAAGATGAAACATTGAAACGTATTGCAGAGAAATATAATAAGACGGTTGCGCAAGTCATTATTAGATGGCATATCGATAGCGGACGTATCGTCATTCCGAAGTCATCTAATGCTGAACGTATTAAAGAAAACTTTGATGTATGTCATTTTGAGCTGATGGAACAAGATATTAAAGCGATCGATGCGTTGAACAGAAATGAACGTCAGTTCAAAGATCCGGATAAGATCAAAATTGGAGATATGAAGTAA